One segment of Lachancea thermotolerans CBS 6340 chromosome E complete sequence DNA contains the following:
- a CDS encoding steryl deacetylase (some similarities with uniprot|P53324 Saccharomyces cerevisiae YGR263C), whose amino-acid sequence MIEPIIFFSKLAFRLPYSLVKAWVGGSLAELGSSKAVARVFLSEFAENLDPVTLRWVVNPVLRSVNVLSLWWLGAAGSDGRLRWLYKEEGAPVLLYVHGGGMCVDMFACSLGYLKLLKKEIGHLSIAIADYSLCARYPQAIEDVWTEYKKIIDEHKEVWLMGDSAGGNLGMNILQRCASDYTRFPEKCVLISPWLNVTKSETSFAHPGTDDYLTRNQLAMFKNVYAPNGSHQDPFLNIEANFDDGLWTTIMRHTKFIVLCGSDEILCPEIIRLCSKLAKIDEDRVKMCMEPRGVHCNTLLFDAWDPYAEHSSFPEILRFLRSDFYEKA is encoded by the coding sequence atGATAGAACCTATAATAttcttttccaagctggCCTTCCGGCTACCTTACAGCCTTGTGAAAGCCTGGGTTGGAGGAAGCTTGGCAGAGCTCGGATCATCTAAAGCAGTCGCTCGGGTTTTTCTATCTGAATTCGCTGAAAATTTAGATCCTGTAACACTGAGATGGGTTGTTAATCCTGTGCTTCGTTCAGTGAATGTACTCTCACTCTGGTGGCTGGGGGCAGCGGGTTCAGATGGCCGCTTGAGGTGGCTATACAAGGAAGAAGGGGCACCTGTGTTACTATATGTACATGGTGGTGGCATGTGCGTCGACATGTTTGCTTGCAGCTTGGGCTACTTGAAGCTCCTTAAAAAAGAGATAGGGCACTTGTCAATAGCTATAGCGGACTACTCACTATGTGCGCGCTACCCGCAAGCGATTGAAGATGTGTGGACTGAGTATAAGAAAATCATAGATGAGCATAAAGAGGTGTGGTTGATGGGTGACTCCGCTGGTGGCAACTTAGGCATGAACATTCTCCAGCGCTGCGCAAGCGACTACACGCGTTTTCCCGAGAAGTGCGTGCTTATTAGTCCTTGGCTCAACGTCACCAAGTCTGAGACAAGTTTCGCGCACCCAGGCACAGATGATTATTTGACTCGCAATCAACTTGCCATGTTCAAGAACGTATACGCGCCCAACGGCAGCCATCAAGACCCTTTTTTAAACATCGAAGCCAACTTCGACGATGGCTTGTGGACTACAATTATGCGCCACACGAAGTTCATCGTACTCTGCGGTTCAGATGAAATACTATGCCCCGAAATCATTCGATTATGTAGTAAGCTGGCCAAGATAGACGAAGATCGAGTGAAGATGTGCATGGAACCCCGGGGAGTTCACTGCAACACTCTCCTTTTCGATGCATGGGATCCTTATGCGGAGCACTCTTCGTTTCCAGAGATCTTGAGATTTCTGCGATCTGACTTTTatgaaaaagcttga
- the LDH1 gene encoding triacylglycerol lipase (similar to uniprot|P38139 Saccharomyces cerevisiae YBR204C Hypothetical ORF), which produces MAHKEILGDATQILGPLSGLSVDQIVEKYSNNKDLSTAILKEPLDFENSFLAEHERFLQVGTTRLRTSHNIKHQHGEGPIYLFFHGLGGNLTQFEPLLRLLGELNEGFVAMDLPGFGLSEEQDGYQMLQVTQVIHDAFLQITDHKKIILVGHSMGCHLVLHFAILFGLEFDIKDSVFLSPPAPTLPQLQKVSTRLALSVLCRLPFLFDWYRSYFDQSKGLESSGIKQFFYEGDCYRKLWQFHYNVQIRSRSLVAYLRGWVPVDWPKVGVIPSAVVITGEKDPVTPLDNAKTFFHALEEHIRHTKFISIEDCSHNICFDQPEQVAKQFLEEVINRHG; this is translated from the coding sequence ATGGCTCATAAGGAGATCCTGGGAGATGCCACCCAGATTCTTGGTCCTCTTTCAGGGCTCTCAGTTGATCAAATCGTCGAGAAATATAGCAATAACAAGGACTTAAGCACTGCTATCTTAAAAGAACCCttagattttgaaaacagcttCCTAGCAGAACACGAGCGATTTCTACAGGTTGGAACTACCAGGCTGCGAACGAGTCATAACATTAAGCACCAGCATGGTGAAGGTCCTATATACCTCTTCTTTCATGGCCTAGGAGGGAACCTAACTCAGTTTGAACCTCTCCTGCGACTGCTCGGAGAGTTGAACGAAGGATTTGTTGCCATGGACCTACCTGGATTTGGTTTGAGCGAAGAACAAGATGGTTATCAAATGCTGCAAGTTACTCAAGTTATTCACGATGCCTTTTTGCAGATTACAGACCATAAAAAGATTATTTTGGTGGGTCATTCCATGGGCTGCCACCTTGTACTGCATTTCGCCATACTATTTGGCTTGGAGTTTGATATAAAGGATAGCGTCTTTCTATCTCCGCCGGCACCGACACTCccgcagcttcaaaaggtgTCCACCAGGCTGGCTCTGTCCGTTTTGTGCAGGTTACCGTTTTTGTTTGACTGGTATAGATCTTATTTTGATCAGAGTAAAGGACTTGAAAGTTCTGGCATCAAGCAATTCTTTTACGAGGGCGACTGTTATCGCAAGCTTTGGCAGTTTCACTACAACGTACAGATACGGAGTCGTTCACTTGTTGCATACCTACGTGGATGGGTTCCTGTTGATTGGCCGAAAGTGGGTGTTATCCCGAGTGCCGTGGTCATTACTGGAGAGAAGGACCCAGTTACTCCATTAGACAATGCCAAAACATTCTTCCATgcgcttgaagaacacATTCGTCATACTAAATTTATCAGCATCGAAGACTGCTCGCACAACATTTGCTTTGACCAGCCAGAACAGGTCGCAaagcagtttcttgaggagGTCATCAACCGTCATGGCTAG
- the ALD6 gene encoding aldehyde dehydrogenase (NADP(+)) ALD6 (highly similar to uniprot|P54115 Saccharomyces cerevisiae YPL061W ALD6 Cytosolic aldehyde dehydrogenase that is activated by Mg2 and utilizes NADP as the preferred coenzyme): MNYACLRSGSSMLGMVKAARSFSISARALSARAKADFVKITTPNGHTYEQPTGLFINNEFLKSQKGETITVEDPSTEQKIVEVQSGTKEDVEYAVECAEKAFNSSWSTGDPRNRARSLLKLADLVEERKELIASIESMDNGKTLALARGDVGIVINFLRSAAGYADKLDGRSINTGDGYVNYTIREPVGVCGQIIPWNFPLMMLSWKIAPALAAGNTVILKPASPTPLNALYFASLCKEAGIPAGVVNIIPGPGRGVGETLTTHPKIRKIAFTGSTGTGKGIAVKAAQSNLKKVTLELGGKSAHLVFNDANIEKTLPNLVNGIFLNAGQICSSGSRIYVQEGIYDKLLPAFRKYVEEKITVGSPFDENNFQGAINNKAQFETIMNYVGIGKSEGAKVLTGGEKVNDKGYFIRPTIFYDVEEDMRIVKEEVFGPVVTISKFKEIEDGVAMANDSEFGLGAGIQTENVSTALKVSKMLKAGIVWVNTYNDFDSSVPFGGCKQSGYGREMGIEAFEAYTSVKAVRIKLA; this comes from the coding sequence ATGAATTACGCCTGTCTAAGAAGTGGCAGCTCGATGCTGGGCATGGTAAAGGCTGCCCGCAGCTTTTCCATAAGCGCAAGAGCCCTGTCAGCCAGAGCAAAGGCCGACTTTGTTAAGATAACAACGCCCAACGGGCACACCTATGAACAACCTACGGGTCTGTTCATCAACAACGAGTTCCTCAAGTCTCAAAAGGGCGAGACCATAACCGTTGAAGATCCATCTACAGAGCAGAAGATTGTCGAGGTTCAGTCAGGTACCAAAGAAGATGTTGAATACGCAGTTGAATGTGCTGAAAAAGCCTTCAACTCTTCGTGGTCAACAGGCGACCCTCGCAATAGAGCTCGCTCACTTCTCAAGCTCGCAGATCTCGTTgaggaaagaaaagagcTGATTGCCTCCATCGAATCTATGGACAACGGTAAGACGCTTGCTTTGGCTAGGGGCGACGTGGGAATTGTGATCAATTTCCTGCGCTCAGCTGCTGGCTACGCAGACAAGCTTGATGGCAGATCTATCAACACTGGCGACGGCTACGTTAACTACACAATCAGAGAACCCGTGGGTGTTTGCGGCCAGATTATACCCTGGAATTTCCCACTCATGATGCTGTCTTGGAAGATTGCTCCCGCTTTGGCAGCTGGTAACACTGTCATTCTAAAGCCTGCATCCCCAACTCCCCTGAACGCCCTGTACTTCGCCTCGCTGTGTAAGGAAGCCGGAATCCCTGCCGGTGTCGTGAACATCATTCCTGGTCCAGGAAGAGGTGTTGGCGAGACCTTGACCACCCACCCAAAGATTAGAAAAATTGCATTCACCGGCTCCACCGGCACTGGTAAGGGCATTGCCGTTAAGGCTGCCCAgtcaaatttgaaaaaggtcaCTCTGGAGCTGGGAGGCAAATCCGCTCACTTAGTGTTCAATGATGCTAATATCGAGAAGACTTTGCCAAACTTGGTTAACGGTATTTTCCTAAACGCTGGCCAGATTTGCTCTTCTGGTTCTAGGATCTATGTTCAAGAAGGCATTTACGACAAACTCCTCCCTGCTTTCAGGAAGTACGTTGAAGAGAAAATCACTGTCGGTTCTCCATTCGACGAGAACAACTTCCAAGGTGCaatcaacaacaaggcCCAGTTTGAGACTATCATGAATTATGTGGGCATCGGCAAAAGCGAGGGTGCAAAGGTCTTAACCGGTGGCGAGAAAGTCAACGACAAGGGCTACTTCATCAGGCCAACTATCTTCTACGATGTCGAAGAAGACATGAGAATTGTCAAAGAGGAAGTCTTCGGCCCAGTCGTCACAATCTCTAAGttcaaagagattgagGACGGTGTGGCCATGGCCAATGACTCCGAGTTTGGCCTGGGCGCTGGTATCCAGACCGAAAACGTATCCACTGCTTTGAAGGTTTCTAAGATGCTCAAGGCTGGTATTGTATGGGTTAACACTTATAATGACTTTGACTCATCCGTTCCATTTGGCGGTTGCAAGCAATCTGGGTACGGTAGAGAAATGGGaattgaagctttcgaagCATACACCTCTGTCAAAGCAGTTAGAATCAAGCTTGCTTAG
- the COS111 gene encoding Cos111p (weakly similar to uniprot|P38308 Saccharomyces cerevisiae YBR203W COS111 Protein required for wild-type resistance to the antifungal drug ciclopirox olamine not related to the COS family of subtelomerically-encoded proteins), which yields MTGGHSHANQPINIVNSNYFRYGTSVYQKLYNGESDCSTQNSANELNETTPPAGSGTSADSDNTTSKFKRKYRSLLQNYGGNPSSKAKRFIGKLHDHGSSDSFSLFSLRSTHSNRNLPSGHSKSALPGGPQHEAISEEARPFADIKSLPVEILALVIRNFLKNACYEDARTLVRCLYVSRDFYEATKVVLYEAPGFTSTYRVAQFVTCLRVHPQNGLLVRHLDLSMLKNGVIEDQSGSFDDDEHSVGETRIPVRRRSTADSVLEEGDEEDDENERNSNRANGELERATTPVADDLPDIAWAGWRDWRYRFDPLYGNQLLSCCRTLKRVSSRSSSIHSNGTTGTGSASGYGLRRSHRSNSSVSSFTSSIMSSIYNSSSLSSLNLLSTHDPVCADGSSSWFNKLFSGKRTPKQKYQNYVKARVKKSESSEAVATPQDENAKTCVKFSVQAITKNQPYHERHPLTNKYLLKFALSKDLPLGYIFHLVRLCPNMTLLNLANLNISSDFEVQLRKDPSEIRTTSLLPNVQEIISDEDAFIGRNLEVIYLTDSSKGYSYYEGTVGNPRKRLEDLHFGSPYSMTGESWISSNYPPPIDERTKFRGQRNRHNMQNNFSLVKLEVRSLFALIHGSLPRLEKLFLDNVVWCSQMDVKGFVFSCFPQKPALHVSFIHAGMSRNMNWASSGSIHDFVAILILGEIMDRDDLFLEDLFNVRTDRYNYGGLSHDNRLVGRSNILTVTTYAGEELKCVLQIRRSSIMAVKTILDRDNNILCNVNLNSLAQVSNPSTIRIRDLTQHLTERLEDLRAADLRRHIGENQYAIH from the coding sequence ATGACAGGCGGTCACAGTCATGCAAACCAGCCCATCAACATCGTGAACTCAAACTACTTCCGTTACGGCACTTCGGTGTACCAAAAGCTGTACAACGGCGAAAGCGATTGTTCGACGCAAAACTCAGCAAATGAGCTGAATGAGACAACGCCTCCGGCAGGTTCCGGGACCAGCGCTGACAGCGATAACACAACATCAAAGTTCAAGCGCAAGTATAGATCGCTTCTGCAGAACTATGGTGGTAATCCGTCCTCCAAGGCCAAGCGTTTTATCGGCAAGCTTCATGACCACGGGTCCAGCGACTCGTTCTCACTCTTCTCGCTGAGAAGCACACATTCGAACAGGAACCTGCCTTCGGGCCACTCCAAATCTGCTCTGCCTGGGGGCCCGCAGCACGAAGCCATCTCTGAAGAGGCCCGTCCTTTTGCCGATATTAAATCGCTACCCGTGGAGATTTTGGCTCTTGTAATaagaaactttttgaagaatgcGTGCTACGAGGACGCCAGAACACTGGTTCGCTGCTTGTATGTGAGCAGGGACTTCTACGAGGCTACCAAGGTCGTGCTCTATGAGGCGCCGGGCTTCACGTCGACCTACCGCGTTGCCCAGTTCGTGACTTGCTTGCGAGTTCACCCCCAGAATGGACTGCTAGTGCGGCATTTAGATTTGTCgatgctcaaaaacggaGTAATAGAGGACCAGTCTGGAAGCTTCGATGACGACGAGCACAGTGTTGGAGAGACGCGTATACCAGTGCGTAGGAGAAGCACAGCAGACAGCGTTCTGGAGGAAGGagacgaggaagacgacgaaaacGAAAGAAACAGCAACCGTGCCAACGGGGAGCTGGAGCGCGCGACCACGCCGGTGGCTGATGACCTCCCCGATATAGCATGGGCTGGCTGGCGCGACTGGAGGTACAGATTTGATCCTCTCTATGGCAACCAGCTGCTCTCGTGCTGCAGAACGTTGAAGAGGGTAAGTTCGAGATCCTCTTCGATACACTCCAACGGCACAACTGGTACCGGCTCGGCCTCGGGATATGGCTTGCGCCGATCGCACAGGTCCAACAGCTCGGTGAGCTCTTTCACCAGTAGCATCATGTCCTCTATCTACAACTCATCCTCACTGTCATCGCTCAACCTGCTGTCGACACATGATCCCGTATGCGCAGACGGATCCAGTAGCTGGTTCAACAAGTTATTCAGCGGCAAGCGCACACCGAAGCAGAAGTACCAAAATTATGTGAAAGCCAGGGTTAAGAAGAGCGAAAGCTCCGAGGCCGTGGCCACACCTCAAGACGAGAACGCCAAAACGTGCGTCAAGTTCTCGGTGCAAGCAATTACAAAAAACCAGCCGTACCACGAGCGCCATCCCTTGACAAACAAATACTTGCTAAAATTCGCGCTGTCAAAGGATTTGCCATTGGGTTATATTTTCCATCTCGTTCGCCTCTGCCCCAATATGACTCTTTTAAATTTGGCGAACCTCAACATTTCTTCTGACTTTGAGGTACAGTTGCGAAAGGACCCAAGCGAGATCCGCACAACTTCACTTTTGCCTAATGTCCAGGAGATTATATCAGATGAAGATGCGTTTATAGGCAGAAACCTGGAGGTCATTTACCTCACAGACTCGAGTAAAGGTTATTCCTACTATGAGGGCACCGTAGGAAACCCTAGGAAAAGGTTAGAAGATTTGCATTTCGGGTCACCTTACTCAATGACCGGAGAGTCTTGGATCTCTTCAAACTATCCGCCTCCGATCGATGAGCGAACAAAATTCAGGGGCCAAAGAAACCGTCACAATATGCAAAATAACTTTAGCTTGGTTAAGTTGGAGGTCCGAAGCTTGTTTGCTTTGATTCACGGGTCATTACCCAGATTGGAAAAGTTGTTCCTTGACAATGTTGTTTGGTGTAGCCAAATGGATGTCAAAGGCTTTGTGTTCTCGTGTTTTCCACAGAAACCTGCTTTACACGTTAGTTTCATCCACGCCGGAATGAGCAGGAACATGAACTGGGCTTCCAGTGGTTCGATTCATGACTTCGTGGCAATTTTGATCCTCGGTGAAATCATGGATCGCGACGAcctcttcttggaagatCTGTTTAACGTTCGCACAGACAGGTACAATTACGGAGGTCTATCGCACGACAACCGTCTTGTGGGTCGTTCCAACATCTTAACCGTGACGACTTATGCGGGTGAAGAATTAAAATGTGTTTTGCAAATCCGCCGCAGTTCCATAATGGCAGTGAAGACCATTTTGGACCGCGACAACAACATTTTGTGCAACGTTAACCTGAACAGCCTAGCACAAGTATCTAATCCAAGCACCATTCGGATCAGAGACCTTACTCAGCATTTAACTGAGAGGCTCGAAGATTTGCGTGCCGCTGACTTGAGAAGACATATAGGAGAGAACCAGTATGCCATTCACTAA
- the TIM50 gene encoding protein translocase subunit TIM50 (similar to uniprot|Q02776 Saccharomyces cerevisiae YPL063W TIM50 Protein of the inner mitochondrial membrane required for import of mitochondrial matrix proteins), with translation MLTILRHSVRTNVRLQLRNASVARSSLIRPFSSAKSVLDAKKPGEKAKSILTEDMLARAGVETEEPNADGSKKEQGAGAETEEPQTSEAGGKRKRKRQTSADIKRERYANWFYIASFAGLAGAGAYMARDWDDDEPEELKKGADNGYTPGLMYQRFKLRFNSIFSYFQEPPFPDLLPPPPPPPYQRPLTLVLSLEDLLVHSEWTKEHGWRTAKRPGVDYFLGYLSQYYEIVLFSSNYMMYSDKVAEKLDPIHAFITYNLFKEHCLYKDGVHIKDLSKLNRDLGKTIIVDCDPNAYKLQPENAIPMRPWDGKADDGLLRLIPFLEYLATQQMDDVRPVLNSYANKYEIPEEFERRVAVLKQKFYKEQEAKANGNWALKALGVGALGIQKAKFPLDLLREEGEKNYVRFMQLIEEEKEKIRLQQEQMGGQTFTLKDYVEGNLPSPEEQMKIQMEKQKEFEAQYEQEKSSKKASQTQIP, from the coding sequence ATGCTGACAATTTTGAGGCATTCGGTTCGCACAAATGTTAGATTACAGCTGAGAAATGCTTCTGTTGCCAGATCTTCATTGATACGGCCGTTTTCCAGCGCCAAAAGTGTCCTTGACGCAAAGAAGCCGGGGGAGAAGGCGAAATCCATTCTAACGGAGGACATGCTGGCCCGTGCTGGCGTTGAAACCGAAGAGCCCAACGCTGATGGTtccaagaaggagcaggGCGCAGGCgcagaaactgaagaaCCTCAGACTAGCGAGGCAGGCGGCAAACgcaaaagaaagagacAAACGTCGGCGGACATTAAAAGAGAGAGATATGCTAATTGGTTTTACATTGCATCTTTCGCTGGATTggctggcgctggcgcaTATATGGCCAGAGATTGGGACGATGACGAGCCAgaggagctgaaaaagggGGCTGACAATGGGTACACCCCAGGTCTCATGTACCAGCGCTTCAAGCTGCGTTTTAACTCTATTTTCTCATATTTCCAGGAACCTCCTTTCCCAGACTTGCTCCCTCCCCCTCCACCACCTCCATACCAGAGACCTCTAACTCTAGTTCTCAGCTTGGAAGATTTGCTGGTGCACTCCGAGTGGACCAAGGAGCATGGTTGGAGAACTGCCAAGAGGCCTGGCGTTGACTACTTCTTGGGCTACCTCTCGCAATACTACGAAATTGTTCTTTTTTCCTCTAACTACATGATGTACTCTGACAAGGTCGCGGAGAAGCTTGACCCCATCCACGCGTTTATCACCTAcaaccttttcaaggagCACTGCCTGTACAAGGACGGCGTTCACATCAAGGATTTGTCGAAGCTCAACAGAGACCTCGGCAAGACCATCATTGTTGACTGCGACCCCAACGCCTACAAGCTGCAACCGGAGAACGCCATCCCCATGCGCCCTTGGGACGGAAAGGCCGACGACGGGTTGCTGAGATTGATCCCCTTCCTAGAATACCTTGCCACCCAGCAGATGGACGACGTGAGACCTGTATTGAACAGCTACGCTAACAAGTACGAGATCCCAGAGGAGTTCGAGCGCCGTGTCGCGGTTCTCAAGCAGAAGTTTTACAAGGAGCAGGAAGCAAAGGCCAACGGCAACTGGGCCCTAAAGGCTCTAGGTGTCGGAGCTTTGGGCATTCAGAAGGCCAAATTCCCCTTGGACCTCTTGAGGGAAGAAGGCGAGAAGAACTACGTCCGCTTCATGCAGTTAAttgaggaggagaaggagaaaaTCAGACTGCAGCAGGAGCAAATGGGAGGCCAAACCTTCACCCTGAAAGACTACGTCGAGGGCAACCTACCCTCTCCTGAGGAGCAAATGAAGATTCAGATGgagaagcaaaaagagtttgaggCCCAGTACGAGCAAGAGAAGTCCTCGAAGAAGGCGTCTCAAACACAAATTCCTTGA
- the CWC27 gene encoding putative peptidylprolyl isomerase CWC27 (weakly similar to uniprot|Q02770 Saccharomyces cerevisiae YPL064C), whose amino-acid sequence MSGGLEPSTTARCTILTSEGILNVELWAKEFPKTTRRFLENCIKGLYDGVPFIEKPGGTIILTGEIGCDPVGSVESNTRVRFDRRGLLASFPSSKGAFAITLCDNSHLEGKATVFGKLVDSTYYSVLRICGKELKADSDEFLYPAWVKSISVEEPYFKDLIGHEASAPKTISDAVKPQRKRPVKKRVRLEYEEEGDDQEDALSNIKIRAAHDLLNDKRLVRETPPLGNLGSAESRLPQKSSKNTASSNVEHEASPSDAKKVGHSPDDGSGSGSQKPLDVTQAEPEGHDLTQRERETLKLLEQFKKTSSKNKQFASHQLNFGGQAP is encoded by the coding sequence ATGTCAGGTGGACTTGAACCTAGTACGACTGCAAGATGCACCATCCTAACGTCGGAAGGCATCTTGAATGTTGAGTTGTGGGCGAAGGAGTTTCCTAAAACAACGCGCCGTTTTCTGGAGAATTGCATTAAGGGTCTGTACGATGGTGTCCCCTTTATCGAGAAGCCAGGCGGAACAATAATCTTAACTGGAGAGATTGGATGCGATCCTGTAGGTAGCGTTGAGAGCAACACTAGAGTGAGGTTCGATCGTAGGGGCCTCTTGGCGAGCTTCCCTAGCTCGAAAGGTGCATTTGCTATAACGTTGTGTGATAACTCCCACTTGGAGGGTAAGGCAACGGTTTTTGGGAAGCTCGTAGATAGCACTTACTACAGTGTTCTCAGGATCTGTGGCAAGGAGCTGAAGGCTGACAGTGACGAGTTTTTATACCCTGCATGGGTCAAAAGTATTAGTGTAGAAGAGCCTTACTTCAAGGACCTAATCGGTCACGAAGCAAGCgcgccaaaaacaataaGCGATGCGGTTAAGCCCCAACGGAAGAGACCGGTAAAAAAGCGCGTGCGTTTGGAGtacgaagaagaaggcgatgatcaagaagacgcCCTTTCaaacatcaaaatcagGGCGGCACACGACCTTTTGAATGATAAACGGCTTGTCAGGGAGACGCCGCCCTTGGGAAACTTGGGCTCTGCCGAATCCAGACTGCCTCAAAAATCATCCAAAAATACAGCCTCCTCCAACGTTGAACATGAAGCGTCGCCCAGCGATGCTAAAAAAGTAGGGCACAGCCCAGACGACGGTTCTGGTTCTGGTTCTCAGAAGCCGCTTGACGTTACCCAGGCGGAACCTGAAGGCCATGATCTAACGCAAAGAGAGCGGGAGACACTAAAACTCCTGGagcaattcaaaaaaacgtcttccaaaaacaagcaatTTGCGTCACACCAACTTAATTTCGGCGGTCAAGCTCCTTAG
- the VPS28 gene encoding ESCRT-I subunit protein VPS28 (similar to uniprot|Q02767 Saccharomyces cerevisiae YPL065W VPS28 Component of the ESCRT-I complex which is involved in ubiquitin-dependent sorting of proteins into the endosome involved in transport of precursors for soluble vacuolar hydrolases from the late endosome to the vacuole): MADSDFLTEKLHAEVPLFDHYTSPQQRETIETLAEVYSLIITLDQVEKAYLKDCLSSEDYTVTVNKLLAQYKTYLSNEDVAKEFGDLTAFKEKYSISASNAITRIERGMPVTVEHAIQSKTTKESSNGSAKYSGKAVAEATGNFITVMDALKLNYRAKDQLHPLMSELLLSINRVTSQDFDNRRDLVEWIVKINKMRAAEKLSEDEASELLFSVDTAYKSFYTLLE, translated from the coding sequence ATGGCAGATTCTGACTTTCTTactgaaaagcttcacgCGGAAGTGCCATTATTTGACCACTACACTAGCCCTCAACAACGTGAAACCATAGAGACCTTAGCTGAGGTGTATTCCCTGATAATAACCCTTGATCAGGTTGAGAAAGCGTACCTCAAGGACTGCTTGTCTAGCGAAGATTACACAGTCACTGTCAACAAACTGCTAGCTCAATATAAAACGTACTTATCGAATGAAGATGTCGCGAAAGAGTTCGGTGACTTGACGGCCTTCAAGGAGAAATATAGCATAAGTGCATCAAACGCTATTACCAGAATTGAGAGGGGGATGCCAGTGACAGTTGAACATGCTATACAAAGTAAAACTAccaaagaaagctcaaatgGATCAGCAAAATATAGCGGGAAGGCCGTAGCAGAGGCAACAGGAAACTTCATCACAGTGATGGACGCGCTGAAGCTCAATTACCGCGCGAAAGACCAGTTACATCCCCTCATGTCCGAGCTTTTGCTGAGCATAAACAGAGTAACTTCGCAAGACTTCGATAATAGAAGGGACCTGGTGGAGTGGATTGTGaagatcaacaagatgAGAGCGGCAGAAAAGCTGtcagaagatgaagcaaGCGAGTTGCTTTTCAGCGTAGATACCGCCTATAAAAGCTTCTATACGTTGCTGGAGTAA